A single genomic interval of Nocardioides nitrophenolicus harbors:
- a CDS encoding ABC transporter permease, which produces MSGLQRAGRWVGEHLVLAAGLLVLVYMFVPIAVVMLMSFNDNSKSRNVYAFRDFTWSNWANPCRPDGMCEAVVRSIEIGLLATIVATLIGSLAAFALVRHDFVGRSVANTVIFLPMASPEIVMGSSLLALFVAGGFGGRLGFVTIFIAHVMFCLSFVIVTVKARLSGLDENLEQAAMDLYASEWTTFWRVTFPLVFPGIAAAALLSFSLSFDDFIITNLNAGQTVTFPMFVWGVSQRGIPMQVNVVGTVMFLVSLLIVVSNMLATRRRAPAA; this is translated from the coding sequence ATGAGCGGGCTGCAGCGGGCCGGACGGTGGGTCGGCGAGCACCTGGTGCTGGCCGCCGGGCTCCTGGTCCTGGTCTACATGTTCGTGCCGATCGCCGTCGTGATGCTGATGAGCTTCAACGACAACAGCAAGTCCCGCAATGTGTACGCCTTCCGCGACTTCACCTGGAGCAACTGGGCCAACCCGTGCCGCCCCGACGGCATGTGCGAGGCCGTCGTACGCAGCATCGAGATCGGCCTGCTCGCGACCATCGTCGCCACCCTGATCGGCAGCCTCGCGGCGTTCGCCCTCGTCCGGCACGACTTCGTCGGCCGCTCGGTGGCCAACACCGTGATCTTCCTGCCGATGGCCTCGCCCGAGATCGTGATGGGCTCCTCGCTGCTCGCGCTGTTCGTCGCCGGCGGCTTCGGCGGCCGGCTCGGCTTCGTGACGATCTTCATCGCCCACGTGATGTTCTGCCTGTCCTTCGTCATCGTGACCGTCAAGGCCCGCCTGTCCGGGCTCGACGAGAACCTCGAGCAGGCCGCGATGGACCTCTACGCGAGCGAGTGGACGACCTTCTGGCGGGTGACCTTCCCGCTCGTCTTCCCCGGCATCGCGGCCGCCGCGCTGCTGAGCTTCTCGCTGTCCTTCGACGACTTCATCATCACCAACCTCAACGCCGGCCAGACGGTCACCTTCCCGATGTTCGTCTGGGGCGTCTCGCAGCGCGGCATCCCGATGCAGGTCAACGTGGTCGGGACCGTGATGTTCCTGGTCTCGCTGCTGATCGTGGTCTCGAACATGCTCGCGACCCGCAGGCGGGCACCCGCGGCGTAG
- a CDS encoding ABC transporter permease — protein MRRGRFTGYWLMLPATLWLGLFFVIPFYSLLATSLFDPKGSVLTGYSVDYRIANFVDALDQFWEPLLRSLWYAGVATAICLVLGYVLAYAIAFKAGRWRNLLLVLVIAPFFTSFLVRTLSWKLILADDGFVVNTLQFLHLLGDDGRLLATPVAVIAGLVYNFLPFMVLPLYASLEKIDGRLVEAASDLYASPARGFLKVTLPLSKPGVVAGTLLTFIPAAGDYINAALLGSPNQRMVGNVIQNLFTSTGDYATAGALSVILMAIIVAMVMVYIRTAGTEDLV, from the coding sequence ATGCGCAGGGGCCGCTTCACCGGCTACTGGCTGATGCTGCCCGCCACGCTGTGGCTCGGGCTGTTCTTCGTCATCCCCTTCTACTCGCTGCTCGCGACCAGCCTGTTCGACCCGAAGGGCTCGGTCCTCACCGGCTACAGCGTCGACTACCGGATCGCGAACTTCGTCGACGCGCTCGACCAGTTCTGGGAGCCGCTGCTCCGCTCGCTCTGGTACGCCGGCGTGGCCACCGCGATCTGCCTGGTGCTCGGCTACGTGCTGGCCTACGCGATCGCGTTCAAGGCGGGCCGGTGGCGCAATCTCCTGCTGGTGCTGGTGATCGCGCCCTTCTTCACCAGCTTCCTGGTGCGCACCCTGTCGTGGAAGCTGATCCTCGCCGACGACGGCTTCGTGGTGAACACCCTGCAGTTCCTGCACCTCCTCGGCGACGACGGCCGGCTGCTGGCCACGCCGGTCGCGGTGATCGCCGGCCTGGTCTACAACTTCCTGCCGTTCATGGTGCTGCCGCTCTACGCCAGCCTGGAGAAGATCGACGGCCGGCTGGTCGAGGCCGCCAGCGACCTCTACGCCTCCCCCGCCCGCGGCTTCCTCAAGGTGACCCTGCCGCTGTCGAAGCCCGGGGTCGTGGCGGGCACCCTGCTGACCTTCATCCCGGCCGCGGGCGACTACATCAACGCCGCGCTGCTCGGCAGTCCCAACCAGCGCATGGTCGGCAACGTCATCCAGAACCTGTTCACCAGCACCGGCGACTACGCCACGGCCGGCGCCCTGTCGGTGATCCTGATGGCCATCATCGTCGCGATGGTCATGGTCTACATCCGCACCGCGGGAACGGAGGACCTGGTATGA
- a CDS encoding ABC transporter ATP-binding protein — protein sequence MSLAADSGRSLRLTALTKEFATFTAVRSLDLEVPAGSFFALLGPSGCGKTTTLRMVAGLEVPTSGTIHLGEDEITYEKPYRRPVNTVFQNYALFPHLDIHENVAFGLRRRKIKDVDSQVKEMLALVELESQARKKPPQMSGGQQQRVALARALINRPEVLLLDEPLGALDLKLRRSMQIELKRIQTEVGLTFVHVTHDQEEAMTMADTIAVMNGGIIEQMGSPAELYENPRTTFVANFLGQSNLIPGSVASAADDVVRVDMHGTQVSIPADRAHTRSGDGWVGIRPEKVLIAPAGEPIDAPGNHMSGGIITDVSFVGVSTQYLVRMPWGQELMSFEQNTGRRAVLDKGTKVDVSWRPEFAFLLPASQDVNAGVIEES from the coding sequence ATGTCATTGGCGGCTGACAGCGGCCGGAGTCTCCGGCTCACCGCGCTCACCAAGGAGTTCGCGACCTTCACGGCCGTACGCTCGCTCGACCTCGAGGTCCCCGCGGGCAGCTTCTTCGCCCTGCTCGGGCCCTCCGGGTGCGGCAAGACGACGACGCTGCGGATGGTCGCCGGTCTCGAGGTGCCGACCTCGGGCACGATCCACCTCGGCGAGGACGAGATCACCTACGAGAAGCCCTACCGGCGGCCGGTCAACACCGTCTTCCAGAACTACGCGCTCTTCCCGCACCTCGACATCCACGAGAACGTCGCCTTCGGCCTGCGCCGCCGCAAGATCAAGGACGTCGACAGCCAGGTCAAGGAGATGCTGGCGCTGGTCGAGCTCGAGTCCCAGGCCCGCAAGAAGCCGCCGCAGATGTCCGGTGGCCAGCAGCAGCGCGTCGCGCTGGCCCGCGCGCTGATCAACCGGCCGGAGGTGCTGCTGCTCGACGAGCCGCTCGGTGCCCTCGACCTCAAGCTGCGCCGCTCCATGCAGATCGAGCTCAAGCGGATCCAGACCGAGGTCGGCCTCACCTTCGTGCACGTCACGCACGACCAGGAGGAGGCGATGACGATGGCCGACACCATCGCCGTGATGAACGGCGGGATCATCGAGCAGATGGGCTCCCCCGCCGAGCTGTACGAGAACCCACGCACCACCTTCGTCGCGAACTTCCTCGGCCAGTCCAACCTGATCCCCGGCAGCGTCGCGAGCGCGGCCGACGACGTCGTCCGGGTCGACATGCACGGCACCCAGGTCTCCATCCCCGCCGACCGGGCCCACACCCGCAGCGGCGACGGCTGGGTCGGCATCCGGCCCGAGAAGGTGCTCATCGCGCCCGCCGGCGAGCCGATCGACGCACCCGGCAACCACATGAGCGGCGGCATCATCACCGACGTCAGCTTCGTCGGCGTGAGCACGCAGTACCTGGTCCGGATGCCCTGGGGACAGGAGCTGATGTCCTTCGAGCAGAACACCGGCCGCCGCGCGGTCCTCGACAAGGGCACCAAGGTCGACGTCTCGTGGCGGCCCGAGTTCGCCTTCCTGCTGCCCGCCAGCCAGGACGTGAACGCCGGCGTCATCGAGGAGTCCTGA
- a CDS encoding polyamine ABC transporter substrate-binding protein, protein MVNARLSRRSALRGGAGILLGGASLGVLPLFGTPDRKQDPATCRAPDLSSSNKRLVVSNWPGYIDEDDGDYVSTLTEFEKRTGIQVSYTADVNDNLEFFAKVVNQLGSCQSSKRDLFMLTDWMAARMIQVGWIQPLDKSKVPNLHANLIDSLQGVGWDPERTYSAPWQSGLTGIAYNKSKVKEVRSFEELLTRSDLRGRISLLTEMRDTMGLIMLTEGADPADFDQDDWDNAIDRLRKARNDGQVRAFTGNDYIQDLSAGNILACEAWSGDVAAAEDENLVFVSPEEGQMIWSDNMLIPNLATHQGNAEEWINYYYDPEVAAKLAAYVWYICPVKGAQEAMEKVDPSLVDNQLIFPSAESLKTMHSFMALEEFQIRAYEGDFADVIGG, encoded by the coding sequence GTGGTCAATGCCCGCCTGAGTCGCAGGTCCGCGCTCCGCGGGGGCGCCGGGATCCTGCTCGGGGGCGCCAGTCTCGGCGTACTGCCGCTGTTCGGCACCCCCGACCGCAAGCAGGATCCGGCGACCTGCCGGGCCCCCGACCTGTCGTCGTCCAACAAGCGACTGGTCGTGTCGAACTGGCCCGGCTACATCGACGAGGACGACGGCGACTACGTCTCGACGCTCACCGAGTTCGAGAAGCGCACCGGCATCCAGGTGAGCTACACCGCCGACGTCAACGACAACCTCGAGTTCTTCGCCAAGGTGGTCAACCAGCTCGGCTCGTGCCAGTCGTCCAAGCGCGACCTGTTCATGCTGACCGACTGGATGGCGGCCCGGATGATCCAGGTGGGCTGGATCCAGCCGCTCGACAAGAGCAAGGTGCCGAACCTGCACGCCAACCTGATCGACTCCCTGCAGGGCGTCGGCTGGGACCCCGAGCGCACCTACTCCGCGCCGTGGCAGAGCGGACTGACCGGCATCGCCTACAACAAGTCGAAGGTCAAGGAGGTGCGCTCCTTCGAGGAGCTGCTCACCCGCTCCGACCTGCGCGGCCGGATCTCGCTGCTCACCGAGATGCGCGACACCATGGGCCTGATCATGCTGACCGAGGGCGCCGACCCGGCGGACTTCGACCAGGACGACTGGGACAACGCCATCGACCGGCTGCGCAAGGCCCGCAACGACGGGCAGGTCCGGGCGTTCACCGGCAACGACTACATCCAGGACCTGTCCGCCGGGAACATCCTGGCCTGCGAGGCCTGGTCCGGCGACGTCGCGGCCGCCGAGGACGAGAACCTGGTGTTCGTCTCGCCCGAGGAGGGCCAGATGATCTGGTCCGACAACATGCTGATCCCCAACCTCGCGACCCATCAGGGCAACGCCGAGGAGTGGATCAACTACTACTACGACCCGGAGGTGGCCGCGAAGCTCGCGGCGTACGTCTGGTACATCTGCCCGGTCAAGGGTGCCCAGGAGGCGATGGAGAAGGTCGATCCCAGCCTCGTCGACAACCAGCTGATCTTCCCGTCCGCCGAGTCGCTCAAGACGATGCACTCGTTCATGGCCCTCGAGGAGTTCCAGATCCGCGCCTACGAAGGAGATTTCGCCGATGTCATTGGCGGCTGA
- a CDS encoding Lrp/AsnC family transcriptional regulator, whose product MSKPKSPPLDDVSKAIIAELQEDGRRSYAAIGKAVGLSEAAVRQRVQRLVDGGVMQVVAVTDPTEIGFARQAMIGIRATGELEPIADALAAIDEIDYVVITAGSFDLLAEVVCESDDHLLQLISRGIRTIPGVLSTETLLYLKLRKQTYSWGVR is encoded by the coding sequence GTGTCCAAGCCCAAGTCGCCGCCCCTCGATGACGTCTCCAAGGCCATCATCGCCGAGCTCCAGGAGGACGGCCGCCGCTCGTACGCCGCCATCGGCAAGGCGGTCGGCCTCTCCGAGGCCGCGGTGCGCCAGCGGGTCCAGCGGCTCGTCGATGGCGGCGTGATGCAGGTCGTCGCGGTCACCGATCCCACCGAGATCGGCTTCGCCCGCCAGGCGATGATCGGGATCCGTGCCACCGGCGAGCTCGAGCCGATCGCCGACGCCCTGGCCGCGATCGACGAGATCGACTACGTCGTGATCACGGCCGGTTCCTTCGACCTGCTCGCCGAGGTGGTCTGCGAGAGCGACGACCACCTGCTCCAGCTGATCTCCCGTGGCATCCGCACCATCCCCGGCGTGCTGAGCACCGAGACCCTGCTCTACCTCAAGCTGCGCAAGCAGACCTACTCGTGGGGCGTGCGCTGA
- a CDS encoding BCCT family transporter, with amino-acid sequence MAEKLDRVTFGVAAALVLAFLLWGAVDSDSMTTATSKALAWVTDDFGWMFVLVSAGFLMLSCYLAVTRYGNIRLGPDDSTPEFSTFSWVSMMFATGMGIGLMFWGVAEPLTYLTSTDPGSTPPGRAEAGTPEAARTAMEYAFFHWGLHPWSMYAVIGLAIGYFAYRKGAGNLVSGAFGPLLGRRASEGPGKAIDVIAIFATLFGSATSLGLGALQITGGLDDVFGSGDSKWLTVAVIAFLTVCFVASAVSGVEKGVQLLSNANAIAAVLLVFFLFVVGPTVFIMNTFTESLGGYLTHLPAMSFRTGAFGGDAFISGWTIFYWAWWVSWTPFVGMFIARISKGRTIREFVIYVIAVPSLVSFVWFSIMAGAAFDVQLSGARDLGAVLVEEGTESALFTTLREYPIASVTVVLAVFLIAIFFITGADSASIVMGMLSQHGEEEPKRWLVVFWGVAQGAVASILLWSGGLGALQTLVIIVAGPFMLVIVAMCVSLVKSLRAEPYESTLPARVRRAVLHAQKYDLVVHQNVALASLGADPAPEEQVP; translated from the coding sequence ATGGCCGAGAAGCTGGACCGGGTCACGTTCGGGGTCGCCGCCGCGCTCGTCCTGGCGTTCCTGCTGTGGGGCGCCGTCGACTCGGACTCGATGACCACCGCCACGAGCAAGGCGCTCGCCTGGGTCACCGACGACTTCGGCTGGATGTTCGTGCTCGTCAGTGCCGGCTTCCTGATGCTGTCCTGCTACCTGGCGGTGACCCGCTACGGCAACATCCGGCTCGGCCCGGACGACTCGACACCGGAGTTCTCGACGTTCTCCTGGGTGTCGATGATGTTCGCCACCGGCATGGGGATCGGCCTGATGTTCTGGGGCGTCGCCGAGCCGCTGACCTATCTCACCTCGACCGATCCGGGCAGCACCCCGCCGGGCCGGGCCGAGGCGGGCACGCCCGAGGCGGCCCGCACCGCGATGGAGTACGCCTTCTTCCACTGGGGCCTGCACCCGTGGTCGATGTACGCCGTCATCGGGTTGGCGATCGGCTACTTCGCCTACCGCAAGGGTGCCGGCAACCTGGTGTCCGGGGCGTTCGGCCCGCTGCTGGGACGCCGGGCGAGCGAGGGGCCGGGCAAGGCGATCGACGTGATCGCGATCTTCGCGACCCTGTTCGGCTCGGCGACCTCGCTCGGCCTCGGCGCGCTGCAGATCACCGGTGGGCTCGACGACGTCTTCGGGTCCGGGGACTCCAAGTGGCTCACCGTCGCGGTGATCGCCTTCCTCACCGTGTGCTTCGTCGCGTCCGCGGTGAGTGGGGTCGAGAAGGGGGTGCAGCTGCTCTCCAACGCCAACGCGATCGCCGCCGTGCTGTTGGTGTTCTTCCTCTTCGTCGTCGGACCGACGGTCTTCATCATGAACACCTTCACCGAGTCGTTGGGCGGCTACCTGACCCACCTGCCGGCGATGTCCTTCCGCACCGGGGCGTTCGGCGGCGACGCCTTCATCAGCGGCTGGACGATCTTCTACTGGGCCTGGTGGGTCTCGTGGACGCCCTTCGTCGGCATGTTCATCGCCCGGATCTCCAAGGGCCGCACCATCCGCGAGTTCGTGATCTACGTGATCGCGGTGCCGAGCCTGGTGTCCTTCGTCTGGTTCTCGATCATGGCCGGGGCGGCCTTCGACGTCCAGCTCAGCGGTGCGCGCGACCTGGGCGCCGTGCTCGTCGAGGAAGGCACGGAGAGTGCCCTGTTCACGACCCTGCGCGAGTACCCGATCGCCTCGGTCACCGTGGTGCTGGCGGTCTTCCTGATCGCCATCTTCTTCATCACCGGCGCCGACTCGGCCTCGATCGTGATGGGCATGCTGAGCCAGCACGGCGAGGAGGAGCCGAAGCGCTGGCTGGTCGTCTTCTGGGGCGTGGCCCAGGGCGCGGTGGCGTCCATCCTGCTGTGGTCCGGGGGGCTGGGCGCGCTGCAGACCCTGGTGATCATCGTGGCCGGGCCGTTCATGCTGGTGATCGTGGCGATGTGCGTCTCGCTGGTGAAGTCGCTGCGGGCCGAGCCCTACGAGTCGACACTGCCCGCACGGGTGCGCCGGGCCGTGCTGCACGCGCAGAAGTACGACCTGGTCGTGCACCAGAACGTCGCGCTGGCCAGCCTGGGCGCCGACCCCGCCCCCGAGGAGCAGGTGCCCTGA
- a CDS encoding methylenetetrahydrofolate reductase: MRTHDRATVRRLLGNARYEILPTTTIEAKVLEAVPTEVPLTVTASPSMGLERTVATAERLAAAGYTVVPHLAARMVSGRAELAELVARLGAAGIGNVFVPGGDADPVGDYHDAVSLLEDLTALGSPFADVGVTGYPESHPKIHDDLTVQSMWDKRKHATYIVSNLTFDPAVLKDWLQRVRRRGVELPLLLGVPGPVDRAKLLGMATKIGVGDSTRFLAKQKGLMTRLVAPGGFTGESFVERCAPALGEPLMRVSGLHVYTFNQVAETEAWRRDWLARLDG; encoded by the coding sequence ATGCGCACCCACGACCGGGCGACGGTCCGCCGGCTGCTCGGCAACGCGCGCTACGAGATCCTCCCGACGACCACGATCGAGGCCAAGGTCCTCGAGGCGGTCCCGACCGAGGTCCCGCTGACCGTGACCGCCTCGCCGTCGATGGGCCTCGAGCGCACCGTCGCCACCGCGGAGCGGCTGGCGGCCGCCGGCTACACGGTGGTGCCCCACCTCGCCGCCCGGATGGTCAGCGGTCGCGCCGAGCTGGCGGAGCTGGTCGCCCGGCTGGGCGCGGCGGGGATCGGCAACGTCTTCGTGCCCGGCGGCGACGCCGACCCGGTCGGCGACTACCACGACGCGGTCTCGCTGCTGGAGGACCTCACCGCGCTCGGCAGCCCGTTCGCGGACGTCGGCGTGACCGGCTACCCCGAGAGCCACCCGAAGATCCACGACGACCTGACCGTGCAGTCGATGTGGGACAAGCGCAAGCACGCGACGTACATCGTCAGCAACCTGACCTTCGACCCGGCGGTCCTCAAGGACTGGCTGCAGCGGGTGCGCCGGCGCGGCGTCGAGCTGCCGCTGCTGCTGGGCGTGCCGGGCCCGGTCGACCGGGCCAAGCTGCTCGGCATGGCCACCAAGATCGGCGTCGGCGACTCGACGCGCTTCCTGGCCAAGCAGAAGGGCCTGATGACGCGGCTGGTCGCACCCGGCGGGTTCACGGGGGAGTCGTTCGTCGAGAGGTGCGCGCCGGCCCTCGGCGAGCCGCTGATGCGGGTGAGCGGACTGCACGTCTACACCTTCAACCAGGTGGCCGAGACCGAGGCGTGGCGCCGGGACTGGCTGGCCCGGCTCGACGGCTGA
- a CDS encoding GlxA family transcriptional regulator — MSSRRSIAVPVVDGMTLFEIGMPLEALGYDWDRDASPLYDVALHGDLRGVRVHGGSRLAPHRPLAALAEADTVLVPAIRPDEPVDPALVRALRRAAAAGARMVSLCSGAFALAEAGVLDGHRATTHWRWADLLQRRYPAVEVDARAIYVDDGVLTSAGSAAGLDLCLHLIRTDHGQQAANTIARNLVIAAHRDGDQAQYVAAEPLTEQAHWLDELRAWVHAHLHEDITLDRLAAAAAASPRTLARRFHRDVGTTPMRWVAAERIAIAKRLLETTELSLDRIGHDAGYVSPATFRASFIAEVGVTPGRYRLRFAG; from the coding sequence ATGTCCTCGCGACGCTCGATCGCCGTCCCGGTCGTCGACGGGATGACCCTGTTCGAGATCGGCATGCCGCTCGAGGCGCTGGGCTACGACTGGGACCGCGACGCGAGCCCGCTCTACGACGTCGCCCTCCACGGCGACCTCCGGGGCGTGCGGGTCCACGGCGGCTCCCGGCTGGCGCCACACCGGCCGCTCGCGGCGCTCGCCGAGGCCGACACCGTCCTGGTCCCGGCGATCCGTCCCGACGAGCCGGTCGACCCGGCGCTGGTGCGGGCGCTGCGTCGGGCAGCGGCGGCCGGCGCCCGGATGGTCTCGCTGTGCAGCGGGGCCTTCGCGCTCGCCGAGGCGGGCGTCCTCGACGGCCACCGGGCCACGACGCACTGGCGCTGGGCCGACCTGCTGCAGCGTCGCTACCCGGCGGTCGAGGTCGACGCGCGCGCGATCTACGTCGACGACGGGGTGCTCACCAGCGCCGGCTCCGCGGCCGGCCTCGACCTCTGCCTCCACCTGATCCGCACCGATCACGGCCAGCAGGCCGCGAACACCATCGCGCGCAACCTGGTGATCGCCGCGCACCGCGACGGCGACCAGGCGCAGTACGTCGCCGCGGAGCCGCTGACCGAGCAGGCCCACTGGCTCGACGAGCTGCGCGCCTGGGTGCACGCCCACCTGCACGAGGACATCACCCTCGACCGGCTCGCCGCGGCGGCGGCCGCCTCGCCCCGCACCCTGGCCCGCCGCTTCCACCGTGACGTCGGGACCACGCCCATGCGCTGGGTGGCGGCCGAGCGGATCGCGATCGCCAAGCGCCTGCTCGAGACGACCGAGCTGTCGCTCGACCGGATCGGCCACGACGCCGGCTACGTCTCGCCCGCGACCTTCCGGGCCAGCTTCATCGCCGAGGTCGGGGTCACGCCCGGTCGCTACCGGCTGCGCTTCGCGGGATGA
- a CDS encoding DUF1638 domain-containing protein: MHLIACGALAQPAAEIAARHGWPITVHPLPPLLHNQPQLIAGEVRPLAERLLAAGHRVAIGYADCGTYGALDAVCAELGVERLPGLHCYDVIAGPERLARMFEEQPGSYVLTDFLVRSFARTVVRELGLDRYPELRDDYFGSYTRVVWLAEQPDDELRRLAAEAAATIGLPLTVVDAGQAGLEAALAGLIPRSAAGSDRA; the protein is encoded by the coding sequence GTGCACCTGATCGCCTGCGGCGCGCTGGCCCAGCCCGCGGCCGAGATCGCCGCGCGCCACGGCTGGCCGATCACGGTCCATCCCCTCCCCCCGCTGCTGCACAACCAGCCGCAGCTGATCGCCGGCGAGGTCCGCCCACTGGCCGAGCGGCTGCTCGCCGCCGGGCACCGGGTCGCGATCGGGTACGCCGACTGCGGCACCTACGGCGCGCTCGACGCCGTGTGCGCCGAGCTCGGCGTCGAGCGGCTGCCCGGGCTGCACTGCTACGACGTGATCGCCGGTCCGGAGCGGCTGGCGCGGATGTTCGAGGAGCAGCCCGGCAGCTACGTGCTGACCGACTTCCTGGTCCGCTCCTTCGCCCGCACCGTCGTGCGCGAGCTCGGCCTGGACCGCTACCCCGAGCTGCGCGACGACTACTTCGGCTCCTACACCCGCGTGGTCTGGCTCGCCGAGCAGCCGGACGACGAGCTGCGCCGGCTCGCCGCGGAGGCCGCGGCGACGATCGGGCTGCCGCTCACCGTCGTCGACGCCGGTCAGGCCGGCCTGGAGGCGGCCCTGGCCGGCCTCATCCCGCGAAGCGCAGCCGGTAGCGACCGGGCGTGA
- a CDS encoding ASKHA domain-containing protein, with protein sequence MSSDPEAPGPDFSLDHVGREGLMASPGTELAAHDGTGRVELSFTVEDAGGAPPTQRSVRVPPGVTVFDSASWNGIAIDSTCGGHGTCHKCKVRVDTATPISRHDVRTFSRDQLDAGWRLACLVQATRDLKVDVPPLTTRPKAATVGVGRQVILRPAVQKRYVELTEPDLADQRTDLDRLLAAIDDLAPQPDLHALRRLPHVLRAADWKVTAVVVDEVLVDVEPGDTTAQRYAIAFDLGTTTVVATLLDVALGTPVGVASMLNRQQPYGGDVITRISATMLDPEALPRLQQAASATLAELAAQVCREGDVDPQQVYEVAIAGNATMTALVLGIDPEPLGVAPFVMSTALPPTVLAGDVGLDLHPRARAVFFPALGAYVGGDIVAGMLATGMDRDKRTRLFIDVGTNCELVVSDGDRILSTAAPAGPAFEGGAIRCGMRAADGAIEVIKLGTTPEDAVRLGVIGDVEPKGLCGSGLVDAVAELVRVGLLDASGRFVPDEQAPEVAPALADRLTRIGEERVFVLHRPHPDAVPEECVVLSQRDVRELQFAKAAISTGWTLLLEELGLEHRDVQQVLMAGSFGSYISPASAVRIGLVPKLPVLRIVSAGNVAGEGAKMALLSVRERAGAAALLQEVTYVELSDRPDFNDRFVDQLAF encoded by the coding sequence ATGAGCTCCGACCCCGAGGCGCCGGGCCCGGACTTCTCGCTCGACCACGTCGGCCGCGAGGGGCTGATGGCCAGCCCCGGCACCGAGCTGGCGGCCCACGACGGCACCGGCCGGGTCGAGCTGTCGTTCACCGTCGAGGACGCCGGCGGCGCCCCGCCCACGCAGCGCAGCGTGCGGGTGCCGCCCGGCGTGACGGTCTTCGACTCCGCGTCGTGGAACGGCATCGCCATCGACTCGACCTGCGGCGGCCACGGCACCTGCCACAAGTGCAAGGTGCGCGTCGACACGGCCACGCCGATCTCGCGCCACGACGTGCGCACCTTCAGCCGCGACCAGCTCGACGCGGGCTGGCGGCTGGCCTGCCTGGTCCAGGCCACCCGCGACCTCAAGGTCGACGTACCTCCGCTGACGACGCGCCCCAAGGCGGCGACCGTGGGCGTCGGGCGCCAGGTGATCCTGCGTCCCGCCGTCCAGAAGAGGTACGTCGAGCTGACCGAGCCCGACCTGGCCGACCAGCGCACCGACCTCGACCGGCTGCTGGCCGCGATCGACGACCTCGCCCCGCAGCCCGACCTGCACGCCCTCCGGCGACTGCCCCACGTGCTCCGGGCCGCGGACTGGAAGGTCACCGCCGTCGTGGTCGACGAGGTGCTGGTCGACGTCGAGCCCGGTGACACCACCGCGCAGCGCTACGCCATCGCCTTCGACCTCGGCACCACCACCGTGGTGGCGACCCTGCTCGACGTCGCTCTCGGCACCCCGGTCGGCGTGGCGTCCATGCTCAACAGGCAGCAGCCCTACGGCGGCGACGTGATCACCCGGATCAGCGCGACGATGCTGGACCCGGAGGCCCTGCCCCGGCTCCAGCAGGCGGCGTCCGCGACCCTCGCGGAGCTGGCCGCACAGGTCTGCCGCGAAGGCGACGTCGACCCGCAGCAGGTCTACGAGGTCGCGATCGCCGGAAACGCCACGATGACCGCGCTCGTGCTCGGCATCGATCCCGAGCCGCTCGGCGTGGCGCCGTTCGTGATGTCGACCGCACTCCCGCCGACCGTGCTGGCCGGCGACGTCGGGCTCGACCTCCATCCCCGCGCCCGCGCGGTCTTCTTCCCCGCCCTCGGCGCCTACGTCGGCGGCGACATCGTGGCCGGGATGCTCGCCACCGGGATGGACCGCGACAAGCGGACCCGGCTGTTCATCGACGTCGGCACCAACTGCGAGCTCGTGGTGAGCGACGGCGACCGGATCCTGTCGACCGCGGCGCCGGCCGGGCCGGCGTTCGAGGGCGGCGCGATCCGGTGCGGCATGCGCGCCGCGGACGGCGCCATCGAGGTGATCAAGCTCGGCACGACGCCCGAGGACGCCGTCCGGCTCGGCGTGATCGGCGACGTCGAGCCGAAGGGCCTGTGCGGCTCGGGCCTGGTCGACGCCGTGGCCGAGCTGGTCCGGGTCGGGCTGCTCGACGCCTCGGGCCGGTTCGTGCCCGACGAGCAGGCACCCGAGGTGGCGCCCGCGCTGGCCGACCGGCTGACCAGGATCGGCGAGGAGCGGGTCTTCGTGCTGCACCGGCCGCACCCGGACGCCGTCCCCGAGGAGTGCGTGGTGCTCTCGCAGCGCGACGTGCGCGAGCTGCAGTTCGCGAAGGCGGCCATCTCCACCGGCTGGACGCTGCTGCTCGAGGAGCTCGGGCTGGAGCACCGCGACGTGCAGCAGGTGCTGATGGCCGGCTCGTTCGGCAGCTACATCTCCCCCGCCTCCGCCGTCCGGATCGGGCTGGTGCCCAAGCTGCCCGTGCTGCGCATCGTGTCGGCCGGCAATGTCGCCGGCGAGGGAGCGAAGATGGCCCTGCTGTCCGTGCGGGAGCGGGCGGGCGCGGCGGCGCTGCTGCAGGAGGTGACCTATGTCGAGCTCTCCGACCGCCCCGACTTCAACGACCGCTTCGTCGACCAGCTCGCCTTCTGA